The segment GGCGAGTCATCGAGCGTGATCATCGAGTCCCCCTTCTCGGCCGATTAGGGCTTCGTTTCGCGGATACAGTAAAGCGTCGGTCCGGTGCGTACTAAAATGCTTCCCTTCGTTGCAATGGCAGCATATTGGATGGGGCCAGCAAAACTCGCTGCGGCTGCTCGCCGCTCCTCGGTTGCCTCCTCTGCCATCGGCCCGCGGACTCGCCAATCGACTTCCATTTCCCACTGACCCTCCATGTGATTTACCCTGATAGCCAAGTTCGATTCACGCGCAGCCGCTTCATCACTACCTTGTCGTCCGGGTGATGCCCCCAAACCAAACTTCGCTTCGATGTCGCCATAGTCTTTCGTCAAGGATCGTTGCCACCGGGTTTGTCCGGAATGATCGATCGAGACGCAATCACCACTCTCAAAAAATACGTAAACTCCATTCGAATCCACAGCTGGCGTCGGAGCCGCACGACTGGTGTAGTAGCTGTTCTTGACTTGAGTCGACGCGGCAAACGATTTGGTCCAGAGCGTGTTGCCATCCGTGATACGAATGGCAGTGAGGTGAAACTGTTCTTTGTTTTCACCTTCCACGCTGGTGACGTAGACGCGATCTTGCCAAAGCACGGGGCTCGATTGCCCGTAACCCGGAATCGGCGTTTTCCAAGCGATGTTCTGTGTCGTTGACCATTCCATTGGCACCTCGCCGGCATCGGTAATGGGGCGTCCACCATTTAGGAAACACTCCCAATCCGCTTGGCATCTGCCGAGGTCCGTCGTCAAGCAGCCAAGCAGACATGCAACGAAAAGTCGGTAGGCGTTCGTATTCATCAAAGGGGTCTCGGGGGGCAAAGTCAAAGGTGATGGACATTTTAGCGAGGAATCTGAGCCATGTGCAGCGTCAGCGTGGTCGCATAGCTGGTGTAGTCGTATTCGTTCGATTTTTCGTCTTCCGCATCGTGATGAGCGACGACCAAGTAGAGGTTGCCTTGGGCAGGTGTGAACGTTGCAAACCCGTTTTCATCCGTCTTGCGTTCATGAAGGGGGTCAAAGCCCTCGGCCAATTCGGTTCCTTGCGGGATAAAACTGACAACCGTATTGCTAAGCGGATGGCCGTGCAGCAGCAATTGCACCTTCACCGTCTGCCCAGCCACGGTGCTGTTGAGAATGCAGGACTTCACGACCAACTCGATCGGTAATCCGATTGGCTTTGATGCGTTCATCCCACAAACCGGTTTGTCAAGCGAATCGGCTGCGGTAAACACTGCCTTTGCGGTCCTAATCGCATGCACCGCACGGGTGTGCTGCATGACTCGGTCGATCTCATGTGAAACACAGTAAACGCCGGGTGACTTGGGGACAAAGGTCGTGGTCCAGTAGCCTTGTTTTTCATCACGAGCGGTGCTCGACATGCGGTCCTTCAACGAGGTCACGGTGCCATCGGGACCGACGACATCAAACGTGACCCAAGCAGGGTCAACGATTCCGGATAGCTTGAAATCGCGGTGATTGTTGCCAAGGTTTCCAAGTCGTAGATCCGCATGAATCACATCGCCGGTGCGAACAACGGCTGTGTTGGTGTTGACCCACGTGTCGTGAGCCGAGGCTTGCGTTGTCAACAACAAAAGGGCGGCAACGTTCGGTATCGCTTTGAAAAAATGTCTCACGACTTCTGAACTCAAAAAGCAAGGATTTGGAATAGGAAACTGGGTGCAAATAAGTCAGCAGCTATCACTCGAAGTCACCCACGACGTTCCCGTCGTTGATAGCGCCAAGGTTCTGCCAGAGTTCGTGGTCAATCGATTCGGTGATGAAGTGGACCGATCCATCCACCATCAACACCGTCGCGCCACCGACATGTCGACTGCGGGCGCTCTTCTGTGCGGCGTAGCGCGAGTAGCAGTCATTTTCACGTGCGTTCGGTTCACGGTAGTGGTGATAGCCGGTATCGATTACGGCTCCATCGGCCCACCGTTTACCGCGATCGAAAACGACGGGCGAGGCATCATTCAAACACCAGCTGTCGTCGATGGATTGTGCTGCCGCATTCCAGACGGATGCCAAGACACCCTCGGATCCAAAGTTCGCTTCGCCGCGAGTGGTGCCGGGCAACCCGGATCCAATCAGCGTTTCCGCGAAGGCAGCTGTATTTGATGTGCCATCGAGAACATCGCGAAACTTTTTACGCGAGTCGGTGAAGAAGAGCCCATCGCCATCTTCATAACCACCCCCGTTGTTACCGGTTCCGTTATTGGCCACATAGTTGGTCGCTCCCCAATCTTCATCGATTCGAACATGAACGTCGCTGGGGCAAAGGAACGTTGCGACGGAGGCCGAAACTTCGTTGGCGAGGTCTGGATGCGTGATCACACCTGGCGGTGGTCCCATCGTAAAGAGGTAGAGCGGTTTCTTTAGATCAATCGCATTGTAGATACTCGATTGTTCCAAATAGGGCGTGAGCAAGGCGAATGTGGACCAGCGATAGAACGATTGCTGGTTCGCCGGGACGGGCGCTTTGGCGTTATCACGTTGCGAGGGGAAATGGTTCTGAGTGTCGTGGTGCATGTGAAGCGCCAAACCAAGCTGCTTCATGCGATTGCTGCAGCTCATCCGGCGCGCTGCTTCGCGAGCCGATTGAACGGCCGGCAGCAACAAGCCGACCAGTGCGCCAATGATGACGATGCACCAAGGTAATCCGCCCCACGATGCCGATTGCCCCGCACACTGAATCAGCATGCTGGTCAAGACGTAGTCGGTCGATCGCGAACGTTCCGACGTAGGGAGGGGGCCGTTAACCGGTTCCTTCGAGCAACACGAAGACGTTGGTTTTGACGCTGCTTTTTCAGTCGGTATTGGTTTGTTTCCGCAACACCCGCCACAGCAGTTACTTTCGACTGGAGCAGCCATTTTGCCATCAAGCAGAGCCGACACTGGCGGTGTGACGTCGTTCTCCCTCGCCCAACGAAGTTTCTCTGTGGCGGTTGTCGGGAGAAATCGTGGCAAGGATGCTCGTATCCCAAAACAAAAAAACGCAGCACGCCAAACTTTGGCGAGCTGCGTTCGATCGAAAGGTGGCTGCTCTGCCTTACGGCGAGAAGTGGAAGGCTTCGGAATAGCCATAGCCGCCGAAGGCCGCTCCGCTGACTGCCGAGGCACCCGATTCGTGGTAGCCGCCAAATCCAACACTGTAGGCACCGCTGTTGCTGATCGCCTGGCCACCGAAGATGGCGTTGGAGTTTGCCGACCCATTCGCGATACCGACGCCGTAGTCGACGGCGCTGATTGCGGTGTTGTTGGCTACCGCCTGGCCGCCGTAATAGCCCTGGGCCAGAGCCGAGCCATTGGCGACGGAGTAACCACCGGTCGTGAAGGCACCACTCATGCTATTAGCGTTGGCGTTGCCATAGGCTCGAGCGGAATCGTTTGCGATCGCGACACCGTAGTTGGAGGCCGCGACGGCGTTGCTGTTGCTGCGAGCGTTCCAGCCATTGGCGACACTCTGGCCGTTGGCGATCGCCACACCGCCGTTGCTCGCCGCGATCGCGTTGCCGGTCGCATAGCCGCCGTTGTATCCCGACCCGGTCATGTTGGCGCTGGCGAAGCCGCCATTGGATGCCGCGGCTCGTGCGTTGAGTCGGACGTTACCGGAGCCCGAGGCCGATGATCTCGCCACCCCTCCGGTGGAGTAGCTGCTCGAGGAAACTTGTGCCGATACGTCCGATGCGACGAGCGAAACGGTCAAAGCGGCTGCCAAACAAGCGAAGGTGTTGAAAAAGCGTTTCATGGAATTGTCTCCGGAAAGGATCCTGCGATCGAGTGCAAGATGAGGGTTTCGAGGCGACCGAATCAAACATCGATGCCGGCCAACGATGTACTGGGCGAGACTGATCCGCCCGAGGGGACAAGAAAATTTTCAAACCCGGAGATATTTCGAGGGAGGCCCTCTTGGTTCGCGAATTGCGACACCAACGAGAGGAATCACGACCGACTTGGACTCCGAAAGCGAGGCTGCTGCAGCCGAAACCACGACCTGTTTCCACCGCCAACGTGCAGGGGTCAGCGAGTATGATGGTGGGGCAGACCAGACCACCAACTTTCCCACTAGACGCTCAGCGATTTCCCCCTCTTGTCCAAGACGAAGCTCGAAATGACAGCGACCGATTCTGGCAGGCCGAGCTTTGCCGTATTGGCGGGCGTTTGTGCGCTATTGCTGGCGGGGATGTTGTTTGGTGCTTCGTTGTGGGTCTTGGCCGCGATCGCCGCGGCCATCTTGCTGGTGGCTAACGCTTATCTCGCCAAGACATGGTCGACGTCGGTGGTCGCGGTACGCAGTAGTGGTGACGTCGAGCTTAAGATCGGCTCACGCGTGGACGTGCAGATCAACTTGACCAATCACAGCCGATTGCCTGTGTTGTGGGTCCTGGTCGAGGACCTGCTGCCTCACCGTGCGACGATGTTCACACCGCCGGCGCTTGCCGTTGACGGAGACCGTATCCAAGTGATCATGCTTTGGGCTGGGCAGACGAAGGCGCTTTCGTATCAGATGACCTGCAATCGTCGTGGCTACTTTCAAATCGGCCCGACTGTGTTGGAAACGGGGGACTTGATGGGATTGTATCGTCGCTATCGAGTGGGAACGCAGCCCCAATACATCACTGTGTTACCCAAAATCGTTGCCCTGTCGACTTATGAAGTGGGCTCGCGGCGACCGATTGGTGAGATCCGGATGCGAGAAAACGTGATGGACGACCCAACGCGGCTTCGCGGGATCCGACGCTATCAACCCGGTGATCCCATGCGCAGCGTGCATTGGGCGGCAACGGCTCGGACGGGAGTGCTTCACAGCAAGATTTACGAACCTTCGTCGATTGCGGGAGCCACCTTGCTGCTCGATTTACACATCGACACCAATCCAAGAATTCAAGAACCGGTGCGAAGTGATTTGGCGATCACGGCCGCAGCGTCGATTGCCTATGCATTGCACGACGCTGGAGAGCCATTCGGGTTGGCAACCAATGGCCGCGACGCCGCCGACCGGATTCGCACCGAAGGTTGGGTGGGAGACTATCGGGTGCGTGACGAAGTCACGTCGGCAGCATCGATGCAAAGCGAGAGCGACCGGTTGCGACCGATTTTGCAACCCGCCTCACGCGGCCCCGTTGCGCTCCGTGAAATGGTCGGCACGCTGGCTCGATTGGAGCGGACCGATGGATTAACGTTGCCTGAACTGCTCACCGAAAGCGAATCCAAAATATCCAGCGAAACCACCGTGCTGATCATCCTTCAGCAGTGTCCGGAAGCATCGCTGGCATCCATTTTGGGGCTGGCCAAGCGAGGGTGGGCCGTGGCGGTGATTATCAATACGCATGATATCAATGACTATTCGGCCATGGCAGGGCCGATGATCGCTGGTCGCATCCCCACGTTTCACCTTGCATCCGAAGAGGCAATTATGGATGTCTGCCGACAAACACTCACTCGCTAGTGCTATAGTAGCACGAGAGCGTTGTGGACACCGAATGCGGTTCTGGTTGATCGAGAAGGAGGTCCGAAAAGATCATGTTACCACTGAATCAGTGGATTATCGTCTCCATGATACTTGCGTTGACGATGTTCGTTGGCCGAGCCTTTGATTCGTGGCCGACCGTCTTCGTGCTATTCGTCCTCGCCATGCTGGGGCTGAGGGTTGCCCATGGGCGTGAGCGACGGACGTTGGGCCTACGACAACGCATTGAGGGTCCGCCACGCCCTGCTGGGGGCTCGTGGCGCCGTTCGTTCGTTTTGGTCGTCTTGTTCGGATTGGTGTTGGTCGTTGTGGTCTCGGCGACTCGATGGGTTCCCTACCTAACCAGAGCGTCGTTCAATCCGTTGGACTTGGGGGCGGATGTTCTCGCCCATGCTGCGCTGACCACGATTTTGATCCTGTGGGTCATTGGCGGCGCTCAAGGACATCCGGTGATGTTGGGGCTGGGGATGTCGATCGTGTTACTGACGGTTGCGGTCGGTGGGGCCAGTCAATCGATCACCGGGCAAACCACCGTTGCATTCTGTGTCTGTACCGGCTTTCTGTTTTCCTCTCAAGCGATCCTTGGCAGCGGGAAGCTGTCGGATCCCAACCGGTCAGTGGCGTTTACAGAGCAGTTGACTTTGCTACGGAACTCACGTTGGCGTCGAGTTTCACTTTTGTTCTCCGCTTTGACGCTCTCGTCGATCTTGATCACGACCGGAATGGTCGCCCGAGCGACAAACGATTCCTTGCCGGATGTGCAGCGTTTGCTTCAATCGTCGCTGAAGGATTCACTTGATCACGCGGTCGATCAGTTGACGTTTTCAGGAACGCGCTACGTTCGTGGCGCAACGCTCGGGGCGGTCCGTCGAGATATGATGAGCAACCCCGAAGAGATTGCGTTGCGAGTGTTCGCGGATCAATCGCCTGGCTATTTGCGGGGCACCGCATTCGATTTCTATTCGCGACGTAACTGGTATCCCGCATCGCGTCATACACTCGATGCAGAATACTTTTCGCCCGACATGGACGATACCGCAGTCGAAGCGAGGGGAAGGGCGACCACGGAGTTACGAAGCGGATCCCGTTCGGAATTGCGGCGATTCCAGATTGAGGGTGCACCCAACGATGTGATCGGTACGATTGAAGTACGCAACATCCCGATGAAGGGAAATACGGTTTTCATGCCGTTGGCATCCAATTGGATCGAAGCCCGAAGCGGCCGCGTGACCCTCAGCCGAAATCGGACCGTGCGTCATGGCGTCAACGTTTTGAGCCCCTACGTGCTCGGCGTTGCGCGCACGTCGGAAACGGATGCAATGAGTGAGACGCGGCGGCGAACGCTATTGTCGATACCCGAAAACCTACGAGCGGTCGTTGAGCCATTGGCACAGCGTCTTTGCGAGGGTGTCTCGGAACCCCGCGACAAGGCGAAACGCGTGGCCGCTTTTTTTCAGTCAACCTTCTCGTATTCCCTCGATCTGCCCCAGTTGTCGCAGTCTCAAGATCCGATCCGCTACTTCCTTGAAAACGAGCACCCCGCGCATTGCGAACTTTTTGCATCCGCCACGGCAATGTTGCTTCGCGCCGAAGAGGTTCCGACTCGTTACGTGACGGGCTATGTCGTGAGTGAACTTCACGAGGACCAAGTGTATTGGGTCGCTCGTAATCGTGACGCTCACGCTTGGGTGGAAGCGTACGACGAAAGATCGCAAGTTTGGTTCCCTGTCGAAGCGACCCCCGGGCGCCAATACCGGACCGTTACGGTCGACGAGAGCCAATTGAGTGATACCTACGCGAGCGGTCAGGATGGCGACGACGAAGCGGACTTCGCCCAGTCATGGCTCTCGTCGACTTGGGCATTCCTGGCTACGCTTCGAGCCAGCAACCCGTTGTTGAAGGTTTTTCAATTTGCCCAGGGGCCGTTGTTCTTGCTCGTTTCGGTTTTATTGTGGAAACGATATCAGATCGCCAATGCTTCGTCGGCAAATCCCGTCGACATCCTCAGTCGTAAGATGTTGCGACAAGTCGATCGCCGAATGAAAAGGGCTTCACTGGTTCGGCAAGGGAATGAAACGATGCATCAGTTTGCGGCTCGCATCGAAAACACTTTCCCACCGTCGAAGACTCCGGTGCAACCGTGTGTTGACGAGGTTGCGGATTGGTACCGACGATTTGCGGAGGCTCGTTATCGAGGCGAAACTCCAGAGCCCTTCACAGGGGCACCCCCGAAGTTTCGAAAGTAACCCGGCAAGGCGCCGACGTAGCGGCTACAGTGCGTGCAGACGTGCGAGTTCACGGAAATCGTCGCGCCACAGGTTGGACAAGGACGCGTTACCGGGTGCCCAAGGGATGGTGGAGGTGGCAGCGGTTCGACGGAGCCGAGAATTTGCATCACACCCGAATCCGTGATCGCAGCCGATTGTGGCCGCTCGAATAGAAACGTCTCCCTGCAACGCGGGCACCTGACCCTTTTGCCTAAGAGTTCTATCCCCCCTCGAACGTGGTGTCCCGATGGACACTGAACTTCGATTTTCTCTGAATGCATGATGGTCTCCCTAATCCCGTTTGGTTACGTAGCGTCCGTGCCCTGTCGCGGCCTCTGTTTTGAACCCCTAACGCACCAGCCTGGTTTCGCACTATTCTGTTGTTTCGATCAGATCCCCGTTCTTGAAGGAAGAAGGAAGAGAGATGAGTTCAACCATGCGATGTTTTTGGGTCGAAAAGAGCGAATCGGGCGAGATTCGTGCTGAGGTGACCGAGAAACCCTGTTCGGTGCTCGACCAGGCGAAAAGTGATGCACCGCGAGTCCGGATCCGCGTCAATCTGTCCTCACTCAATTACAAGGACGCGCTGGCAGCTACGGGACATCCAGGGATTGTGCGGCATTTTCCCCATATTCCGGGCATCGATGCGGTTGGGGCCGTCGTCCACAGTGATTCCAGCGACTTCTCCGTGGGGGAGGAAGTCCTTGTCACCGGCAACGATCTAGGCGTGGGGCACTTTGGGGCTTGGGCGGAAATGATTGATGTTCCGGCTGAGTGGGTGTTACCCTTGCCCAAAACCCTGTCGCCGCTCGAAGCCATGACGCTTGGGACCGCTGGATTCACTGCGGCACAGTGCGTTCAAGCGTTGATCGCCCATGAAATCACACCCGACCGTGGCAGCATTGTTGTGACGGGTGCGACCGGCGGAGTGGCGAGTGTGTCGATTGAGATTTTGCGTAAACTCGGCTACTCAATCACCGCCGTCACGGGCAAGCAGGAGCATCACCAGGCTCTGCTCGATCGTGGCGTCGACCAGGTGGTGACTCGCAGCGACTTTATCGATCAAACCAAGCGACCTTTGCTCGGTGGGAAATACGCGGGCGGCGTCGACACGGTGGGTGGGTCGATGCTTGAAACCGTCTTGCGATCGACCGCGTACCGTGGATGTGTGACGGCATGTGGGCTTACCGGTGGCGCCGACCTAAATATAACCGTCCATCCCTTCATCCTTCGTGGGATCACGCTCTGTGGCATCGATTCGGCAATGTGCCCGCTGCCCAAACGCAAAGTCATTTGGGAGAAGCTCGCCGGTGAGTGGAAGCTTGCGGGGCTCGAATCCTTGGCGACCCAAGTTCCGCTCGAGCAGACCCCGGCATGGGTACAGCGGATCTTGGCCGGGGGCGTATCCGGACGCGTGGTCGTCGGGCTTTAAGGATCAAATCGCCGATTTGCAACACTTGCACATCCGTTCGTACTACAATGCGAGGTGGTCAGCCATTTCTCTTTGCCAAGCGACTGACTTTTGGCGATCGATTGCTTGAGAGGACCGTGTCGATCATGAACGCGCAACGTCCCCCCACCCCGCTGCGACCACCGCGAGAAGAGATTCGCGTGTTGTTGGCGTTTGTCACCAAAAGCGACGCGTCCGATCTTCACCTCAAAGTCGGCTTGCCGCCTTTCATTCGTATCGGCGGGCACCTTCGTCAACTCGACACACCGCCACTGCCATCCTCGGAGTACATTGCCGAGATGATGGCGGAGTTGATGCCCAAGTCACGCTTGGAAGAATACAAGGAACTCGGCAGTGCCGACTTTGCGGTGTTAGCGGAAAGCGGTGATCGATTTCGCGTGAACGCGTTCCGATCGGACAGCCAGATGCATGCTGCACTGCGTCGGGTGCAGTGCAAGATTCCTGACTTTGAAAAACTTCGACTTCCGCCGATCTATGAGCGGACCATCGCGCTGACCCATGACGGATTGGTCTTGGTCAGCGGCGTGACGGGCAGTGGAAAGAGCAGCACGTTGGCCGCGATGCTTGATCACATCAATTCGCATCGGAGCATGCATGTGATCACGATTGAAGACCCGATCGAGTTCCGCTTCGTTTCACGGAAATCGATCATTTCCCAAAGAGAGATTGGCATCGATGTTCCGACCTATGCTCATGCGCTTCGCTATGTGGTGCGTCAAGATCCCGATTGCATTCTGATCGGTGAACTCCGCGACAAAGACACGATCCTTGCCGCCTTGCAAGCTGCCGAAACCGGTCACTTGGTTCTCGCATCCATGCACTGCAGCGACGCAGAACAATCGTTTAGCCGCATCTTGGAGTTTTTTCCGCAAGCGGAGCATGCGTTTATCCGATCGTCCCTCGCGAATAGTTTGCGGGCGATCATGGTCCAACGGCTTGTTCCCGGCGCTGTCGAGGGTGAGCGTTTCCCCGCGACCGAAGTTTTGCTGAACAATTCGCTGGTCCGAGAAAAAATCCTGCATTGCAAAGATGACGACATCCCTGCGATTTTGAACGTTTGCAAGGACGAAGGGATGCGAGATTTTACCCTCTCCCTTTGCGAGTTGGTCAACGCGGGATCGATTTCGAAAGAAGTTGCAATGGAGTACGCGCCGCATCGCGAATCGTTACTCTCGTTGCTGAAGGGGATCGATACCGCCGGAGCCGGATTGGTTTCTCGCGTCTAGCATCGTGCGGGGCGGGCTCGCTTGCCCAACCCCGATCTACCGAAACCCAAAGCACGTCGCTTGCGGCTTCGGCTAGTCTTCGCTCACCATGCTGCCCCACCATGACGGATCGGGTTGCCAATCGGGTGCAAGCATGGCTGCGTGACTTCGCTCGAGATTCGCCTTGTTGGCGGTTTGAATACGATGGAATTTCGCTTCGGTCTTCTCGGGATCGTAGCGTGGATCGGGTTCGGGAAGCTTCGCCTTCACCGCCTGAAGCCATTCATCCAACTGCTTGGCCATCGACGCGGTCCGAACGGGCATCGCGAGCGACAAATCACTGGTTTCATAGGGATCCTGCTCTAAGTTGTAGAGTTCGTTACGACCATCCTCGTAATAGTGGATCAACTTCCATTGCCCATCACGGAAAAGCGAACTCGGCTCGCCCCCTTGATTGTCATAGTGCGGGTAGTGCCAATACAGCGGACGAGGTTGGATCGAACCGTTTTCGAGCAATGGGACCAAACTGACTCCATCGACATGCTGTTCAGGTTTCGAAGGAACACCACAAAGGTCGAGCAAGGTCGGGTAAAAGTCCGCGCCCGTTACGGGGGTATCACAGCTGGATGCTTTCGAAATACGTTTGGGGTACTTGATGTAGAACGGTTCGCGAATCCCGCCTTCCCATTGCCGCCCCTTGCCACCTCGCAGTGGCAAGTTGCTCGTGGCGTAAGCGTCGCCGGACGATACCCCACCGTTGTCACTGGTGAAAATGACAATCGTCGATTCGCTGAGCCCCGCGGTGTCGAGAGCGTCAAGGACGTGGCCCACGGATTGATCCAGCGTTTCCATCATGCCGGCATAGATCGGATGGTCTTGGACTTGGCGGACAGGCAAGGTGCGGTCGACTTTGAATCGCGATTGGCCAGCGGGCAACTTCGGAGCGGCCTTGCGATACTTTTGCCAAAGTGCTTGGGTGGTTTGAACCGGTCCATGAACGCTGTAGAACGACAGCATCGCGAAAAAGGGCTGTTCTCGATGGGTCTTGATGAACTTTGCGGTTTCGTCCGCTAACCGAAGCGGCAGCGATTCACCGTCGGGACCATCGGTCATGAGCGGATTTTTATAGGGTGAGAAATATCCTCCCGGAGGGCTGCCGCGATCATGACCACCCACGTTGATGTCGTAGCCGTGGTCGGTCGGCCAGGAGCCCTGCCCGCCCAGATGCCACTTGCCGGCAAAGAAAGTCCGATAACCGGCTTCCTGCATCGCTTCGGCAATCGTCACATCCTCGTGCGGTAAAGCGTGCAAGTACTCGGCTGGCAACAACCGGTCTTCGCGTTTCCATTTCAGCCCCGAGGCCGCCCCAATCCACTGGGTGATCCCATGCCGAGCAGTGAATTTGCCTGTCTGGATACTCGCACGCGAGGGGCTGCAAACACGGCACGTTGCGTAACCTTGAGTGAACCGCATTCCATCGCGTGCCAATTGGTCGATCCGCGGGGTGTGATAAAAACGGCTGCCTTCACCCGAAAGGTCATGAAGCCCTAAGTCGTCAACCAAGATGAACAGTACGTTGGGACGCTCGCTTTCGGCGGCAACGGCACTCACGTTGCATAACAAAAGACTGAGGCAAAACATAACACAGCGTGGCATGGTTATTTCCAAACAAGCGGATGGATGGCAGGAACGAGATGTGCAGGTCGCAAGTCAATGCGTCGCGGGCAGGACCGACAATGGTGGCCGGTGCGGATTCTATCTTACACCCTTTTGCCCGCCACCGCTGACGTTTTTTCTGGCACTCGGTCAGGCTCCATCACCGCTCGGAGCCAACAACTGAGCAACTCGATCCACCAGCGCAGAGGGGTGGTCGTGAGTGTACGCGACCTGCTCCGATTGCTTGGTCGCCAAGACTTTGAGTTGACATTCGCCCTCTGCCCATTCGGTCCCACCCGCAATGATTGCGATCGTGAATCCGTGGGCATCGGCATATTTCAACTGGGCCCCCAGCTTCCGCGGTTCAGGATACACCTCGACGGCAATTCCCGCCGATCGCAATTGGTGAGCCAACCGCAAGTAGTCGTCACGATGGTCTTTGTCGAAATAGGTCACCAAGACGGGCGCCGGGGTGGATGCGGTGGGCAGCAAGTTCAGTTGCTCCATTGCCGCAATCAACCGATCGAGCCCGAGCGACGCTCCGATGCCCGGCAGATGCTGTTTCGTGTACAGGCCGGCTAAGTTGTCGTACCGACCACCGCTGCAAACGCTTCCAATCGTGGGCAAATCATCGAGCGTCGTCTCAAAAATCACTCCGGTGTAATAGTCCAGTCCACGCGCGATCGAAACGTCGAGCCGTAACCGTTGCTTGGGAACACCCGACGCGAGCGAGCCTTCGTAGATGTCTCTTAGCCGCGCGATTCCCGTCATAGCCGTTTCGTTGCCACCACTGATTTGGGTCAACGTCGCGAACACGGAATCGGCTTCTCCGGTGCAATCTGCAAGCTGCAAAACGGCATCCGCCTGCTCGCTCGTCACGCCAGCGGCCGAGATCATTTCGTCGGCCGTCTTCTTTCTGCCAATCTTTTCTAATTTGTCCAAGCTGCGAAGGACTGCGACGCTGCGGTCGGCAAGATCCAAATGCTCAAGCAGCCCGGTCAAGATGGCGCGATTGTTAATGCTGATGGTAAACCGATCGAATCCAATCGTTTCGAGCAAACGATTGATCACCGCGACCGCTTCGATGTCCGCTAACACCGACTCGGTACCAATCGTATCGAAATCGCATTGAACGAATTCGCGATAGCGACCTTCTTGCGGTTTTTCACCTCGCCACACTGGCGCGATATGGTAGCGTTTGAAGGGAACTCCAAGCGATCCAATGTGCTGCGCTGCAAAGCGAGCCAGAGGGACCGTCAAGTCAAAACGCATGCCCACGTCACGGCCACCGTTGTCGGTGAACCGATAGATCTGGCGATCCGTTTCCTCGCTACCTTTCCCCGTCAAGATCTCCAAATGCTCCAGCGTTGGGGTGTCGATGGGCGCAAATCCAAAGGAACGAAACACTTCACGCGCCGTTTGCATCAACTGTTCGCGAGGGATCATCACGGCTGGCAGGTAGTCGCGAAACCCCTTCAGCGTTCTCGGTTGGATCAGGGACATTGGGTGTTCTTGCAGAGAGAGTGGGGAGAAAGAAGGAAGTCCGATGACGCGGACGCAGCCAGGGTCCGTCCTTTGACGTTCGCGAGTTTTAGTGGACCGTCAGCATTAAA is part of the Novipirellula artificiosorum genome and harbors:
- a CDS encoding outer membrane protein assembly factor BamB family protein — encoded protein: MNTNAYRLFVACLLGCLTTDLGRCQADWECFLNGGRPITDAGEVPMEWSTTQNIAWKTPIPGYGQSSPVLWQDRVYVTSVEGENKEQFHLTAIRITDGNTLWTKSFAASTQVKNSYYTSRAAPTPAVDSNGVYVFFESGDCVSIDHSGQTRWQRSLTKDYGDIEAKFGLGASPGRQGSDEAAARESNLAIRVNHMEGQWEMEVDWRVRGPMAEEATEERRAAAASFAGPIQYAAIATKGSILVRTGPTLYCIRETKP
- a CDS encoding DUF4198 domain-containing protein; its protein translation is MRHFFKAIPNVAALLLLTTQASAHDTWVNTNTAVVRTGDVIHADLRLGNLGNNHRDFKLSGIVDPAWVTFDVVGPDGTVTSLKDRMSSTARDEKQGYWTTTFVPKSPGVYCVSHEIDRVMQHTRAVHAIRTAKAVFTAADSLDKPVCGMNASKPIGLPIELVVKSCILNSTVAGQTVKVQLLLHGHPLSNTVVSFIPQGTELAEGFDPLHERKTDENGFATFTPAQGNLYLVVAHHDAEDEKSNEYDYTSYATTLTLHMAQIPR
- a CDS encoding DUF1559 domain-containing protein — translated: MLIQCAGQSASWGGLPWCIVIIGALVGLLLPAVQSAREAARRMSCSNRMKQLGLALHMHHDTQNHFPSQRDNAKAPVPANQQSFYRWSTFALLTPYLEQSSIYNAIDLKKPLYLFTMGPPPGVITHPDLANEVSASVATFLCPSDVHVRIDEDWGATNYVANNGTGNNGGGYEDGDGLFFTDSRKKFRDVLDGTSNTAAFAETLIGSGLPGTTRGEANFGSEGVLASVWNAAAQSIDDSWCLNDASPVVFDRGKRWADGAVIDTGYHHYREPNARENDCYSRYAAQKSARSRHVGGATVLMVDGSVHFITESIDHELWQNLGAINDGNVVGDFE
- a CDS encoding DUF58 domain-containing protein — protein: MTATDSGRPSFAVLAGVCALLLAGMLFGASLWVLAAIAAAILLVANAYLAKTWSTSVVAVRSSGDVELKIGSRVDVQINLTNHSRLPVLWVLVEDLLPHRATMFTPPALAVDGDRIQVIMLWAGQTKALSYQMTCNRRGYFQIGPTVLETGDLMGLYRRYRVGTQPQYITVLPKIVALSTYEVGSRRPIGEIRMRENVMDDPTRLRGIRRYQPGDPMRSVHWAATARTGVLHSKIYEPSSIAGATLLLDLHIDTNPRIQEPVRSDLAITAAASIAYALHDAGEPFGLATNGRDAADRIRTEGWVGDYRVRDEVTSAASMQSESDRLRPILQPASRGPVALREMVGTLARLERTDGLTLPELLTESESKISSETTVLIILQQCPEASLASILGLAKRGWAVAVIINTHDINDYSAMAGPMIAGRIPTFHLASEEAIMDVCRQTLTR
- a CDS encoding transglutaminase-like domain-containing protein — translated: MLPLNQWIIVSMILALTMFVGRAFDSWPTVFVLFVLAMLGLRVAHGRERRTLGLRQRIEGPPRPAGGSWRRSFVLVVLFGLVLVVVVSATRWVPYLTRASFNPLDLGADVLAHAALTTILILWVIGGAQGHPVMLGLGMSIVLLTVAVGGASQSITGQTTVAFCVCTGFLFSSQAILGSGKLSDPNRSVAFTEQLTLLRNSRWRRVSLLFSALTLSSILITTGMVARATNDSLPDVQRLLQSSLKDSLDHAVDQLTFSGTRYVRGATLGAVRRDMMSNPEEIALRVFADQSPGYLRGTAFDFYSRRNWYPASRHTLDAEYFSPDMDDTAVEARGRATTELRSGSRSELRRFQIEGAPNDVIGTIEVRNIPMKGNTVFMPLASNWIEARSGRVTLSRNRTVRHGVNVLSPYVLGVARTSETDAMSETRRRTLLSIPENLRAVVEPLAQRLCEGVSEPRDKAKRVAAFFQSTFSYSLDLPQLSQSQDPIRYFLENEHPAHCELFASATAMLLRAEEVPTRYVTGYVVSELHEDQVYWVARNRDAHAWVEAYDERSQVWFPVEATPGRQYRTVTVDESQLSDTYASGQDGDDEADFAQSWLSSTWAFLATLRASNPLLKVFQFAQGPLFLLVSVLLWKRYQIANASSANPVDILSRKMLRQVDRRMKRASLVRQGNETMHQFAARIENTFPPSKTPVQPCVDEVADWYRRFAEARYRGETPEPFTGAPPKFRK